In Silene latifolia isolate original U9 population chromosome 3, ASM4854445v1, whole genome shotgun sequence, a single window of DNA contains:
- the LOC141645816 gene encoding uncharacterized protein LOC141645816, translating into MAYSKTLHFLCVLFTILVLVSSSLVAGRDLSKKQSQEEKVVSLNGRGGYNKDPHPSEEQSKVSLDGRGGYNKHPHPSEEQTDVSLNGRGGYNKHLNPSEEQSDVSLNGRGGYNKHPHPSEEQSKVSLDGRGGYNKHLNPSKEKTDVSLNGRGGYNKHLNPSKEKTDVSLNGRGGYNKHLNPSKEKTDVSLNGRGGYNKHLNPSEEKTDISLNGRGGYNKHLNPSEEQSDVSLNGRGGYNKHPHLSEEQSKVSLDGRGGYNKHLNPSKEKTDVSLNGRGGYNKHLNPSEEKTDISLNGRGGYNKHLNPSEEHSDVSLNGRGGYNKHPHLSEEQSKVSLDGRGGYNKQSHLTGEQSKVSLDGRGGYNKPHSSEEQSKVSLDGGGKNMQKTIISEGH; encoded by the exons ATGGCGTATTCTAAAACCTTACACTTCCTTTGTGTCCTCTTTACTATTCTCGTTCTTGTGTCTTCGTCTCTTGTCGCTGGTCGCGATCTCTCTAAGAAACAATCTC AGGAAGAGAAGGTGGTTAGCCTAAATGGACGAGGTGGTTACAACAAGGACCCACATCCATCTGAAGAGCAAAGCAAAGTGTCGCTTGATGGACGAGGTGGTTACAACAAGCACCCACATCCATCTGAAGAACAAACTGACGTATCACTCAATGGACGAGGTGGTTACAACAAGCACCTAAATCCATCTGAAGAACAAAGCGACGTATCACTTAATGGACGAGGTGGTTACAACAAGCACCCACATCCATCAGAAGAGCAAAGCAAAGTGTCGCTCGATGGACGAGGTGGTTACAACAAGCACCTAAATCCATCTAAAGAAAAAACAGACGTATCACTCAATGGACGAGGTGGTTACAACAAGCACCTAAATCCATCTAAAGAAAAAACAGACGTATCACTCAATGGACGAGGTGGTTACAACAAGCACTTAAATCCATCTAAAGAAAAAACAGACGTATCACTCAATGGACGAGGTGGTTACAACAAGCACCTAAATCCATCTGAAGAAAAAACTGATATATCACTCAATGGACGAGGTGGTTACAACAAGCACCTAAATCCATCTGAAGAACAAAGCGATGTATCACTCAATGGACGAGGTGGTTACAACAAGCACCCACATCTATCTGAAGAGCAAAGCAAAGTGTCGCTCGATGGACGAGGTGGTTACAACAAGCACCTAAATCCATCTAAAGAAAAAACAGACGTATCACTCAATGGACGAGGTGGTTACAACAAGCACCTAAATCCATCTGAAGAAAAAACTGATATATCACTCAATGGACGAGGTGGTTACAACAAGCACCTAAATCCATCTGAAGAACATAGCGATGTATCACTCAATGGACGAGGTGGTTACAACAAGCACCCACATCTATCTGAAGAGCAAAGCAAAGTGTCGCTCGATGGACGAGGTGGTTATAACAAGCAGTCACATCTAACTGGAGAGCAAAGCAAAGTGTCTCTCGATGGACGAGGTGGTTACAATAAGCCACATTCATCTGAAGAGCAAAGCAAAGTGTCGCTCGATGGAGGAGGCAAAAACATGCAGAAAACTATAATTAGTGAGGGTCACTAG